Genomic window (Streptomyces cadmiisoli):
TCGTGACCGACCGCAGCATGCTCTTCGCGCTGCCGGTGAGCTGGCTGGCGGTGGCGGAGGTGAACCACCGGATCACCGACGGCCGCCCGCTGCGCGCGCTCGGCAAGGCCAAGCGCGGACCGCGTGCCGCTCAGGCCGAGACCACCGCCCTGGTGTGGCTGCGCGAGGACATCGCCCGCGACTACGGCCTCCTGGACGACACCACGTTCCCGACCGAGGTCCGCACGGCCTGGGACGCCATGGCGAAGGCCGCGGCCGATCTCGCCACGGCCGAGAAGCGCTACTACGACGCCCGGGCGCGCGCCCGCGAGACCTGGCTCAACCTCAGCGCGGAAGAACAGGCGGCGCTCGGCGACGACCGGCCCGACCTGGCCACCGTCCTGCCGCAGGACACGGCCCGGTCTTCGGCCGTTGCCGCCTGGCAGGCCGCCCGTGAGGAGGTACGCCGCTGGGAGCGGCACACCGACGCCGCCGCAGCGGACCATCACCGGCTGCACCTGGCCGCCACCCGCCTCACCGCCCACTCCCGGGGCAGGCCCTCCGACCCGCTGGGGGACCCGCCGCAGGAGTACACCGAGCCGACCTGGCGCTCCGAGGCGCCCCAGCCCTACCGGATCACCAGCGCCACCGGCTCGACCCCGCGCACCCTCAGCTCCCCGGACGACACCACGGTGCGCGAGGTGCACGACATGCCGCACGACGGCGCGTCCTTCTTCCACGCGCTGCTCGCCGTCGCCCAGCACCGCCCCGGCCTCACCCACCTGATGGAGCCCGACCTGGCGGCCCGGTTCACCACGGCCCCCGGCAACGAGAAAGTCACCGCCGAGGCCATCGACGCGGTCCGCGGGAGCCTCGCCCGTGCGCTGCTCCACGACCGCAACGAGGACCTCCTCGACGCCCTCGCCCTGGACGCCGCGGACACCTTCACCAAGGAAGAACTGGTCCGCGCTGGGGTCGAGTTGACTCCCGAGCAGCAGGCCGAGTTCGAGGCCTTCGGCCGACTGCCGCAGACCTTCTGGCCGTCCCCGGCGCAGCGGGTGGCGCTGGCCGGCATCGCCCTGGCCCGCCCCTTCGCGAGCGAGCCGCGCCAGGACGGTACCGCGGCGGACCCGAGCAGCCCCGCCCCGCCCGAGCGCCGCGCGGGCGACCACGGCGGCGCCGACCTGCTGCCCGCACTCGCCGCTCGGGTCCTCGGTACCCCGCTCACCGTGGTGACCGGACAGGGCCACGAACAGATCTTTCTGCCGCACGGGGGCGACCCCGCCACCGTCGATCGGGCCGCCGACCCGGTCCTGTTCGCCGCCGACGGCTTCTTCCACGCCGCCCTGCCGCCGGGCACGCCGCCCCCCGTCGCCACCCCGCTGCGGCCTCCGACGACCACCTCCGACACCGGCTCGAAGGGCAGGGAGGGTTCGGACGGTACGGACGCCGGAACGTCGGGCACGGCCACCCTGCCCCTCGTCTCCCGCCAGGAGACCACGAGACACGCCGCCCGCCGCAGCCACGCCGCCCCGCCGTGGTTCCCGCCGACGGACAGCGGCGTCCCGCGCTACCGTCTCGCCGGGGACGGCGTCCTCACCGCACCCGACGGCGCCACCTACACCCAGGGCGCGCACACCGGCCGCGGCAACGGCTTCTTCGGCGCGCTCTCCACGGCCCTGCGGCACGCCGCCGAACAACCCGGACTGGAAAGCCGTACAGCATCAAGGCTCCGCCTTCGCGCCGGAACGTCACCCACACAACTGATGCGCCTCAACGGCCTTCCCGGCGCCCCGGCCCAGCGCGACTCACTCTTCACGCCCCCTCCCCTGCCGCGCCGCCCCGGCGCGCCCGCGCCGAGCCGCGAAGCCCGTGACATCCATCTGCGCCGCCACCTCTCGGCAGCCCCGTGGGGCCCTGAGGCCGACCGCGCCGTGGCCGAGTGGGCAGCCGCCGCGACCGGCGTCACCGTCACCCTGATCGAGGAGAACGGCACCGCCCACACCTACCCGGGCCCCTCCGGGGACACCGGCCCTCACCTCAGACTCCGGCGCCGCGGCAGCGACTTCGTGCCGCTGATCCTCCGCCGCCCGGCACCCGAGCCGAAGACGCCGCAGACGAAGGACACAGCGGAGCAGAAGCCGGCCCCGCCACCCCAGACCAACGAGCAGCAGGCCACGGAAAGCCTGCTCGACGCCCCCGTCGACACCGCTCTGCCGGTTCCGACCGTGGCGCAGCAGAACCCGGTGGCCGTTCCCCTGTCCCCGTCCCCGGCATCGCCGACCGGCAGCGCTCTTCCGGGCCTCCCGGGCGAGGAGGAGGCGTACGAGCTGAGCACGCTGTCCGGGGCCGGCACCACGATGGACACCGGATCGGATTCGGACGTCGAGATGGACCTGGTCTCCGACACCGAGGGTGATCACGCGGACGTACCGACCGACCCGGAGGAGGAGTTCGCGGCCGAGTTCGCCCGCCTGTTGAGCGAGCTCGAGCCGCGGGCCGACGCGCTGCTGGACGTGGTCCGACGACGCAACGCCAGGCTGGGCGGCTTCCCGGACACGGCGTTCGACGGCGCCTTCACCGAGCACGCCGGCATCGGCCTGCCCGAAGCCCTGGACCAGGCGGAGCGGGACAACCGGCTCCAGCCCGATGACTACGAGGCGTTGCGCGAGGCGCTCGGCCTGGGCACCGGAGGCCCCTTCACGCAGACACGTCCGACCGGCACCTCGCAACGGGACCGCGAGGTGACGCTGCGGATGCTGGACCGGGTGGCCCGCCTGGTGAAGGAAGCCCTGCGGAAACCGGACCGCGCCGCGGACGCCCAGGTGACCCCGCACATCGCCGTGGGCCTGCTGCCGGACGGTTCCCTCGGTATCGCCGGCAACACCGGCACGAAGGCGCTCACCCCGGCGGAGGCCGACCTGGTGCGCGAGGAACTGGCCTGGTTCGTATCGGGTCAGGAGCCGGGAGGCACACGACGGCAGCAGGAACTGGAGAAGTGGTCCCGCGACGAGGAGTCGCACCGACAGTGGTCGGCACATCTGGCGGAGCGGCAGCGCGAACTCGAACACCGGTCCGAGGAACAGGCCGAGCTGCACACCCGGCTGAATGAGCAGTACGAGTCAGGTGTCTGGAACGACCGGTTCCAGCAGCAGTGGGACGCCCTGCTGCTGGACGAAACGGCAGCCGATCAGGACTGGCACAGCTTGGCGCAGGAACAGCGGCAATGGCAGAGCGACGAGCGGTGGCTGGCGAATCGCCGCCCCGGAGTCGCGCGTGAACTGCGGGACCACACGAAACTGCGGGCCCTGGCCACCGGCTGGTACCGGCTCTACCACCCCGACTCCCCTGAACTCGAAGTCGTCCAGCGGGCGTTGGCCAACCCGCGCATCCTCAACGTCGCCGGCCAGGACGGGAACCTCACCGCCGCACCGTACGGCTCCGAGCACGGCGAGCTCACCCTGCTCGGGCACTGGGTCGCGCACTGGGAGAACCACCCCGGCGACCCGAATGCCCCCCAGACGCTCCAGCTGGGCGGGTTCAAGATGGCCTGCGCCGCCTGCGACCTCGCCTATCAAGCGGTCAACCAGCACCTCGGAAGCACACTCGGCTACCGGGTCGAGGCGTCCGGCACCCACGGAATCTTCTTCCCCGGCTGGCGCATGCCGCAGTGGATGCGCCTGCGGCCCGCGCTGAGCGACCACATCAGCGACAACGCGGAGAGCATCGGCGCGTACCTCGACGAAAACGCAGTGCTCCGAGGTGAGACGACGCCGAACGAGAACGCGCAGTATCCCGACACTTCCTCCTCGGAGTACGAATCCGGCGAGGAAGAACTCGACACGGACGACATGGCCGACTCCTCAGCGTCCGCCACGGGCGCGGTGGGGCCGCGGCTGCCACAGCCGGCTCCCGCCGAACCGTCCCCCGAGGCGGAGACGGACCCGGGGACGGCGACACCCGAGCCCCAGGACGCGGAGCCCCCCAAGCCGGTCCTGAAGGGCCCGAGGGACACCCGGCCTCGGTTCGTGGTGCGGTCGGGCTTCGACGCCCGGCGATTCATCTACGACGGAAAGCCGGTCACCGACCTCACGGTACGCATCGCGATACGGGGCCCTGAGGGAGACGCCGCCCGGGTCCGCCAACAACTCGACGCGGGTGTCCTGCAGTTCCTCAACGACCCCGGACACCGGCTGCCGAACGGCGACCGTCTGCACGTCACCGTCGAACACGTCGCCCTCTCCGACTCCCCGCACCTCACCGTGGACCTCGCCGACCGCGACCGGGCGATGGACCAGAACACCTGGTGGACCGACGCGGACCCCGTCGAACTGGTCCACGAACTCACCCACCAACTCGGCCTGCGCGACGAATACCGCGACACCACCTCCCCCCACCGCCCCCACATCCCCGGCAGCCTCCTCGGCGCCCTCCACGACAACCCCGAAGACCCCACCCTCACCCCCGCCGGCCTCCGCGAACGACACCTCGCCCTGCTCGCCACCCTCATCGGCGACCTCACCCCCACCCCACAACACAGCCAGACCTGGGACACAGCACGCACCACCACCACACCCGTCACCCGCCGATCCCTCTGGATCGACCCCATCTCCCTCCCCCAACCGACCGACAACACCACCACCGAGATCCCCGCCCGCACGCGGCAGAACCCCGACACCACACCCACCACCACACCGGAACCGACCCTCACCCCCTTCAAATCCGGCAACTTCGAATTCACCAACCTCAACCACACCAACGAGAAGTACCGCGACAAGGCCGTCCGCATCATCGATCTGCTCCGCAGGCACGACACCATCCGGGACTACATCGGCACACGCCCCTGCCGCATCACCCTGCATCTCCGCACGACCGAGACCCCGGCCGACGTCACGGACCTGCTCCAGGACGGCGTACAGATCAACCTGGCCAGCTACTACTTCGAGAAGTACGACATCGGCTACATCATGGGCATGCTGGCCCACGAAATCGGCCTGCACCCCCTCGCCACCCGGAACTCCGAGATCCTCGACGAGGAGGCCATGTTCCAGGACACGCCGCTGGCCGTTCCGGGGCTGTCCGACCTTCAGGACCCGCGCTTCATGAACACCACGGGAGCCGGTCAGGCCGACCACATCATGGCCGCCTACACCAGCAGCTCAAGGCACCGCATCTACCGCAACATCGTCCTGGACATGGCCCACACCCTCGCCGAGGACGCACAGTCCCACGAAGAAGGCGCCAAGGCCCAAGACGTCACCGACCTGATCGACTGCTACCTGATGGACCTGGCCACGATCGCCGTCAGCAACGACAGACGCAAGGACGCCGCCTGGGAGCCCAACTACACCGCCAAGGTGTACAACGCCTACAAGGAGCTGTTCGCCGCCCGGTTGGCGCAGAACAGCCCGGTGCGAAGTCTGCTGCCGTCGGACAAGAGCTGGTACAACGTCACCCGCAATTTCGTCGGACTCGGCAGCAGCCTGGTCTTCAAGAACCGGGGCGACAGCATCCAGCGACCGACGTCGCAACAACAGACCAGTGGCAGCACCGGCGAAGCCCGGCCTCGGCTGCCCCAGCCCGACACCGCCTCGGTGGCGCACACCCCGCCTCCCGGCGAGCCGCGGCCTCGGCGTCCACGCGACCGCCGCCCCAGGTTCGTGGTGCGGTCGGGCTTCGACGCCCGGCGGTTCACCTATGCCGGTGAGCCGGTCACCGACCTCACCGTCCGTGTCGCGATACGCGGCACGGACGCACAGGCCACGCAGACCTTCGACAAACTCGAAACAGGCGTCTTCGCACACCTCAACGACCCCGGACACCGGCTGCCGAACGGTGACCGTCTGCACGTCACCGTCGAACACGTCGCGCTCTCCGACTCCCCGCACCTCACCGTGGACCTCGCCGACCGCGACCGGGCGATGGACCAGAACACCTGGTGGACCGACGCGGACCCCGTCGAACTGGTCCACGAACTCACCCACCAACTCGGCCTGCGCGACGAATACCGCGACACCACCTCCCCCCACCGCCCCCACATCCCCGGCAGCCTCCTCGGCGCCCTCCACGACAACCCCGAAGACCCCACCCTCACCCCCGCCGGCCTCCGCGAACGACACCTCGCCCTGCTCGCCACCCTCATCGGCGACCTCACCCCCACCCCACAACACAGCCAGACCTGGGACACAGCACGCACCACCACCACACCCGTCACCCGCCGATCCCTCTGGATCGACCCCATCTCCCTCCCCCAACCGACCGACAACACCACCACCGAGATCCCCGCCCGCACGCGGCAGGACCCCGACACCACACCCACCACCACACCGGAACCGACCCTCACCCCCTTCAAATCCGGCAACTTCGAATTCACCAACCTCAACCACACCAACACGACCTACCGCGACAAAGCAGTCCGCATCATCGAGTTGCTGGGTGAACACCCGACGATCCGCGACTACATCGGTAGACGTCCGTGTCGCATCACACTCCATGTCCGTACCAGGGAAACCCCCGCCGACGTACGCGATCTGGACGCCGACGGTGTGCAGATCAACCTGGCCAGCTACTACTTCGAGAAGTACGACATCGGTTTCGTGATGGGCATGCTCGCGCATGAGATCGGTCTGCATCCTCTGGCCTCCCGGAACACGGACATCACCGTCGAGGAGCGAGGGCTGGAGGACATGCCGCTGCCGGTGCCGGGCCTGCTGAACCTCAGCACACCGCGCACCATGAGCACGGAAGGCGCCGGCCAGGCCGACCACATCATGGCTGCTTTCCCGAGCACCACGAGGCACCAGATCTACCGCCGGATCGTCGTGGAGATGGCCGAGGTACTCGCGCGCGAGGCGCGGAGCGGGGCGGGGAGCACGAAACTCGCAGACGTCACCGACCTGTTCGACTGCTACCTCATGGACCTCGCGTCCATCGCGGTCACCAACGACCACCGGATGAGCGCGGCGGCGGAGCCCGGCTACACGGCCAGGGTCTACAACGCCTACAAGGACCTGCTCCACGCCGAACTGTCGGCGGCCCCGGCGCTGCGGGCCCTGCTCCCCTCGAACAAGAGCATGTTCGGCGTGATCAACGATTTCCGGCGCATCGGTACCTACATCGCGATCAACAACCGCGGCGACAGCATCCAGTCGGTGCCGACGGCCTGAACACAGAGACGCGCCCCCGCCCACCGCGGGAGGAGTGCGGTGTGCGGGGGCGCGGGCACATCGGCCAGTGACCGGAGTACGATCACTCACCCATCAGGGTGGCCGATCAGGGGCGGACCACCTGAGGAGCTATGTCCTCGGTGAAGCCCTCGCCACCGGACGGCGCGAACTTGTCGGCCTTGGCCACGCCCTTGCCGCAGAACGAGGCTTCCAGCGTGCCGGCGAGGACCGTGTTCACGGTCCCGTTGTTGGAGGTGTTCGCCATGGACGTCATGCTGCGCTTGCCGTCGGCGGTGGTGAATGCGTACGTGTAGTAGCCCTGGACGGTGCCCGTGTGGCCATACACCGTCACGCCGCAGGAGAGCTTGCGTCCGCGCAGGCCGAGCCCGTACGACTGGGTGCCGTCCGAGTTGACCGGAACCATGCTCATCATCTCCTGCAACTGCGTCTGCGGCACGAGCTTGCCGGAGACGAGGGCGGAGAAGAAGCGGTTGAGGTCGACGGAGTTGGAGATGACCGCTCCGGCCGACTGCGCCCACGACACGGTCTGCTCCGTGGAGTCCACCAGCGGCAGCGTGGTGTCGTCCTGGCGCAGGTAACCACGCGCGTAGGAACCCGAGATGGTGATGTTCGGGTGCACGTACGAGGTGTTCTTCAGCTTCAGCGGCTCGAAGATGCGCTGCTGGTACTGAGTGGCCATCGGCACGCCGGTGAGGTGCTCGATCAGCTGGCCCAGCACCACGAAGTTGGTGTTGGAGTAGCTGTAGGCCGCTCCCGGCTCGTTGTTCACCTTGTGGGCTGTCGACAGGTCGATCAGCTCCTGGTAGGTGAACACCTTGTTCCGCACGGACTCGAAGCCCGGAACGGTGTAGTAGAACATGTCGTTGGTGTAGTCCCACAGACCACTGCGGTGACTGAGCAGGTGCCGCACGGTGATGCGGTCGTCCGGCAGCGCCTTCGGCAGGTAGTCGTTCGCGGAGGCGTCGAGGTCGATACGCCCCTCGGCGACCAGCTGCATGAGCACCACGGTGGTGAAGCTCTTGCTGACGCTGCCGACCCGGAACCGGCGGTCGGCGTCCATCCCGGTGCCGGCGGCGGTGTCCGCGCGTCCCGTCGAGATGCGGTAGCTGGAGTTGCCGGAGTCGATCCGGGTCAGGGCGCCGGGCGCCCCGAGTGCCAGAGCCTGCTTCTGCACGTCGAGGACTGCGGTGACAGAAGGGTTGGGAAGGGAAGAGGTGGCTGCGCCGGCCGGTGAAGCGGCCAAGGTGGCCAACGCGGCGGAGCCTGCGAGCACGATGCTCACGGTCTTGATGCGCATCCGATTCTTTCTGGTATGAGATCGGTTCAGCGCCGCCCGGCCCGATGACGTCGCGAACGACCGTCACTGCGAAGGGAACCGAGCGACCGTCGTACAGAGCCTCTGCGTTCACTCGTGCAAGGGCGCTGCGGCGGCACCGACTCCAGGCGGCGCTTGATGCATCGTAATACTGTGACACCGTGTTGCTTGTAAATGGCACCCACATCGCGTGGAGTTCCACCCGGCCGGGTCTCTGAACGATCCAGGGAACGTGACCTCTTCCGTCCCGATACAGGATGATTCGGGATGCGGAGCCGAAACGCGCCCCGGGGCACGGGGATTACCGCTCGGTGACCGAGCGATGCCGTCAGACGGACGCCTGGCCCGCCTCCCGCTGAAGCCGGATGAGGAGAGCCATGAAGTCCAGCTCGCCCAGTCCGGTCGACATGCACGCCTGAAGCAGTTGCTGGACGACACCGGTGACCGGAAGCGGGACGCCACCGGCCGACGCCGCGTCGAGGGCCATGTCCAGGTCCTTGCGCATCAGCCGCGAACTGAACGTCGAGGTGTAGTCGTCCGCGAGAAGAGGAGCGATCTTGTACTTGACCAGCGGCGACGCGACGGCCGAGGCTCCGACGACCTCCAGCAGCTTGTCCCGCCGTACGTCGTGGGCCTCGGCCAGGGCGACGCACTCGGCCAGCAGTTCGGCCGTCCCGGCGACCATGAGGTTGAGCGCCAGCTTGATGATCCTGGCTTCGTCGCCCTCACCTACGTAGAACAAATGGGGACCGATGTCGCGAAGGAGGCTCTCGTTGGACGTGAAGACGTCCTGATCCCCCGAGGCGACGATGGTGAGATTGCCGGCCCGCACCACACCCGGGTTTCCGCTCACCGGAGCGCGCAGGTAACCGACGCCGCCGGCCGCCGCGGCGGCGGCCACGTGACCGGACACCTCCGCCGAGACGGTGCTCATGTCGATGAGGGTCTTCCCCCGGCCGTCCGCCGAGTGCACAAGCCCGCCGTGCGGTGCGAGCGCGACCTCGGCCAGGGCGCGGGAGTCGGCGAGCATCGTGATACACACGTCGGACCGGGCCCACGCGTCGGACAGCGCGTCCAGCTCGAACGCGCCGGAGGCCACCAGACCGTCGGCCCTGCCCTTCGACCGATTCCACACGCTGACCTTGTGGCCCGCGCCGATGAGCCGTTCGGCAATGGCGAATCCCATCTGACCGAGACCCAGCACGGATACGTCCACGTTCTTCTCCTGGGGGGTGAGGGTGCGCGACATGCGCACGGGATTGTTGATGGCGACCGGACCGTCAGCGCGCAGTGACACGGACGACCGGCCCGGGTGCCGGGACGGGGCTCCGTTACAGCGATGCCGCCAACTGCCAGTCGTACGCGAGCTGTGCGTGGGAACTGAGATCGCAGAGGCTGCCGAACTTCCCGCCGAAGTACACGAGCGGGTCCGCGTCGACGGAATAGCCGCAGCTGACGACCTGGCCGACGAATATGGTGTGGTCGCCCCCGGCGAACTCTTCCGTCACATCGCAGGCGAAGTGGGCGACGGCGTCCTCCAGCACCGGAAGGTCGTGGTCGGTGCGCAGCCCCAGACCGGCGAACTTGTCGTCGCACCGGCTCGCGAACCGGAGCGCGTGGCCCTCCTGGCCCTGGGAAAGGACGCTGACCGCGAAGACTCCGGAGTCGGAGATCGCGTTCCGCGTCGCCAGGGTGTTACCGACGCACACCAGCAGCATCAGCGGATCCAGCGACACGGACGCGACAGCGCTGGCCGTCATCCCCGCGGGTCCGTCGGGAGTCCTGGTGGTGATGATCGTGACGCCGGTCGTGAACCGCGACATTGCTCCGCGAAAGATGGTCTGCATCTCCAACGCGCTCGATGCACTCATGATGCCCTCCGTTGCCTGTAACGAGATGGCTGAGCATTTCCTGTCACCAGGTGGTCGAGTGTGTCCGACGACGTGTTTACCGACGGGAAATCGGCCGGTGCTAACGGCGCAGCTGCATGACCAGCCGGCGGACCTCGTCCGACGGCGGCACTCCGAGGTCCCGCATCCGCGCGATGTACCGCTGGTAGAGCGCGAGCACCCCGTCATCGCTGCCGCTGGCGTGCGCCAGCCGGATGGCGAGCTGCCAGGCCTGCTCGCGATACGGATCCTCGCGCAGCACGATGTCGACCAGTCCCTTCGCCTCGCGATAGCGGTTCATGCGATACGCGAGCTTGGCTGCGTCGATACGGGCCGACAGGAAGGTCTCGGCCAGGGCCACGCGCCGTTCGGTCACCCACTCACCCGACATCGTCGCCAGATAGGGACCCCGCTCGGCACTGCTGAGGGCGCGTGACAGCGTCTGGAGACGGACCTCCCCGTCCTGTCTCCCGGCCTGCGCGATGAGGTCGACCGCCCGTTGCGCCGACCCCATGGCCACCGCGGGTCCGACCAGTTGAAAGACGTCCCCGTCCTGTGCCGGGCTCAGTCCCTCGGGCAGCACCTCCCGGAGCCGGTAGAGCGCCTGCCGCAGATAGCTGCGGCCGGCCGCGTCGTTGCGGCCCCCGAAGAGCGCCCCGAGAAGGTCCTCTCGGGTCGCTCGGCGATGGGGTGTCCAGAGCAGGTAGCTGAGGAGTTCGAGACTCTTCGTCAGCCGGGGCTGGGACACGTTTCCGTCGACGGTGAGGACCGGCTCACCGAACTCCTCCAGGACGAGCCGGGGCGTGCTGACGTTCACCCGGATCGGATGCTGGCCCGAGAGGGCCGCGAGGACTTCGTGCCAGGGCGACATGCGGCTGGACTTGGTGTCCGCGGCCCTCGCCGCGACCGAGGGTACGTCCGACAGGGCCGTCAGCAACAGGTGCTGTGTGCCGTGCGTCGTGGCGGAGACCATCGCGAGGTCGGCCGTGGCGTCGGACTCGTCCTCGAGGCCGAGACGCCACTGCGCCTCGGAGAGGTAGACGGCGGCCGTCGGCAGATCGAGATGGCGGTCTCCCGACTGCATGCTCCGAAGGCATTCCGTGAGGTGCTGGTACCCCTCGGCGTCCCGGTTCTGGAACAACAGCGACAGGCCCGTCCACAGCTGCCACGACTCCCGTGTCAGGGTGTAGTCCGAGGCTCCGTTGGCGACCGCCTCCGCCAGCACGCGGTCGGCCCGTCGGGTGTCACCTTCGAGGCGCAACCACGTCTTGGCTTCGACGAGCAGGCTCATGTTCTTGTAGACCTTCGAGCCCGTCGACGCGATGAGTTCCCGCCCCCGCTGGATGGACGCGCAGGCCTCCTCCCCGCGGCCCAGGTCCAGCATGAGGTCGACGGCGTCGACGGCGTGCAACCAGACCGGCTGCGACGAGCCGCGGCGAGGCTCGAACATCGACATCGCGGCATCCAGCCGCCCCGTGACCCGCAGCGCGGCCACGACCCAGGGACCGCCGAGTATCGTGCGCCACGGATCGAACGACCCCGGATCGTCGAGCCCTTCGAGGCGACCACGCAGGAACGCCAGCCGCATCAGCAGCCCGTCGAGCGGGCTGGACGGAGTGGTCGAATACTCGGGGAAGGGCGGCGGCTCCTCACCGGTGGCCAGCGCCACCAGCGTCTGCGCGATGTTCCTGTTCCGGCCGGGCGGCAGCTGCTGGGCGATGGAGCGCGCCTCCTGGATCCGCCCGTGGTGCCAGAGGCACCAACAGGCCAGGACGTGGGCTTCCTCGCATTCGGGGGTCTCCGGCTCGGGAAGCCAGTCGTATCCATGGCGATCGACGAGCTCCACGCCGCGGTCGCACTGCTCGAGCGCGAACGCGACGCGCAGGATGACCGATCCGATCTCCGGAGTCGGGGTCCTGGCCAGTGCTCCCAGAGCATCGAGCCAGCGTGCCGCCGGCGCGAAGTCCATCCGCGCGACAAGGCTGGGCAGGGTCGCGGCGGCCAGCCGGCCGGCGGCCTCCAGGTCGCCCAGCCGGAGCAACTCGTCCACGGCTTCCTCGTGCGCGCCGCTGGCGATCAGGACCTCGGCGTACCTTCGACGGACCGCGTCGAGCGTCCTGGCGTCCTCCCGTTCCAGGGCCTCCAGCAGGAAGTCGCGGAACACCGGGTGCGGGGTCATACGGGTGCCGTCCGCGGACCACGTCACCGGCAGATGCCGGGCACGCAGGCCTGCCATGACCTGCGCCGCGTTCTCCTGGCCCAGGGCTCGGGCGCCCTGGGCCGACACCTCCACCATCAGACTGGTGTGGAGGAGGAAGGTGCGCTCGACCAGCGAGAGCGAGTTGAAGATGTTCGCGGCGACGTACGAGCGCAGCGAGTCGGGGTCCAGCTCGTGGGACCGGGCGTGCCGCCAGCCCTCGAACAGCACACCGGTGACCCAGCCGCCCGTCGCCGCGACCGCCTGAGCCGGGTGCACGTCGTCGCGCCCCACGTTCCGCAGGGCCGCGGCGGCTTCCTGCGCGTCGAAGGAGAGATCGCCCTCGACCAGCTCGCCCACCCGGTCGCGCTCACTCGTCGAGCCCGGGTCGAGGCGGACGTCGACGCGTGAGACCAGTACCAGGTTCACTCCGGGCGGCAGGTAGCGGGCGAAGGACGACAGCACCGCGATGCAGGTCTCGTCGGGCGCGATGCGTTCCACGTTGTCGCACACGACGATGAGCCGGCTGCCCTGGAGGCTCTCGGCCAGCAGGCCGGCCGCCTCACCGATGTGGAGACTGCTGCTCAGGGCATCGGACGCCACGTCCGCCGCCCCTGGGACGGCGCCCTCGACTGCCGCCTCCAGGTACACGAGCAGGCGGCCCGCCGCCTGCTCCGTACCGTCGAGTGACAGCCAGGCCACGGGCCTGTCGAGGTCGCGGACGGCCAGTGCCACCGCCGTGGTCTTGCCGGCGCCGGCGGTCGCGAAGACATTCACCACGGTGTGACGGTCGAGCAACGCCTGCAACCGTTGGCTGAGCCTGTCGCGTACGACGATGTCCTTCGCCGGCTCCGGCATGGCCAGCTTCCGTCTGATGATCGCCCGATGCTGTCGAACCGGCGCCGTCGAGTCGCTCGGTCGATCGGGAGGGGAGTCACCCATCGATCGTCGCGCCTCCGTGATCCTCAGTGCTCCTCCGGGAGCTTACGCCAATCGTCCGGGAAGAAGAATGCGTCTGACGTGGGAGGAATCGGCGATTGGACCTCGACCCAACGCGCGGGTTCGTCCCGCTCGTTGACGAAGCCGTGCGTGCCGTCGGTGCCCACCCACACGAGGTCCCCCGTCTGGATGACCTCGTCCTTGCCGTCCAGGGTGCCCCGCATCCCACCCGAGGTGAAGTAGTAGATCTCCTCGAACGGGTGGTAGTGGACCTTGGCGGCC
Coding sequences:
- a CDS encoding flavin reductase family protein, translating into MSASSALEMQTIFRGAMSRFTTGVTIITTRTPDGPAGMTASAVASVSLDPLMLLVCVGNTLATRNAISDSGVFAVSVLSQGQEGHALRFASRCDDKFAGLGLRTDHDLPVLEDAVAHFACDVTEEFAGGDHTIFVGQVVSCGYSVDADPLVYFGGKFGSLCDLSSHAQLAYDWQLAASL
- a CDS encoding NAD(P)-dependent oxidoreductase, whose translation is MSRTLTPQEKNVDVSVLGLGQMGFAIAERLIGAGHKVSVWNRSKGRADGLVASGAFELDALSDAWARSDVCITMLADSRALAEVALAPHGGLVHSADGRGKTLIDMSTVSAEVSGHVAAAAAAGGVGYLRAPVSGNPGVVRAGNLTIVASGDQDVFTSNESLLRDIGPHLFYVGEGDEARIIKLALNLMVAGTAELLAECVALAEAHDVRRDKLLEVVGASAVASPLVKYKIAPLLADDYTSTFSSRLMRKDLDMALDAASAGGVPLPVTGVVQQLLQACMSTGLGELDFMALLIRLQREAGQASV
- a CDS encoding BTAD domain-containing putative transcriptional regulator; this encodes MPEPAKDIVVRDRLSQRLQALLDRHTVVNVFATAGAGKTTAVALAVRDLDRPVAWLSLDGTEQAAGRLLVYLEAAVEGAVPGAADVASDALSSSLHIGEAAGLLAESLQGSRLIVVCDNVERIAPDETCIAVLSSFARYLPPGVNLVLVSRVDVRLDPGSTSERDRVGELVEGDLSFDAQEAAAALRNVGRDDVHPAQAVAATGGWVTGVLFEGWRHARSHELDPDSLRSYVAANIFNSLSLVERTFLLHTSLMVEVSAQGARALGQENAAQVMAGLRARHLPVTWSADGTRMTPHPVFRDFLLEALEREDARTLDAVRRRYAEVLIASGAHEEAVDELLRLGDLEAAGRLAAATLPSLVARMDFAPAARWLDALGALARTPTPEIGSVILRVAFALEQCDRGVELVDRHGYDWLPEPETPECEEAHVLACWCLWHHGRIQEARSIAQQLPPGRNRNIAQTLVALATGEEPPPFPEYSTTPSSPLDGLLMRLAFLRGRLEGLDDPGSFDPWRTILGGPWVVAALRVTGRLDAAMSMFEPRRGSSQPVWLHAVDAVDLMLDLGRGEEACASIQRGRELIASTGSKVYKNMSLLVEAKTWLRLEGDTRRADRVLAEAVANGASDYTLTRESWQLWTGLSLLFQNRDAEGYQHLTECLRSMQSGDRHLDLPTAAVYLSEAQWRLGLEDESDATADLAMVSATTHGTQHLLLTALSDVPSVAARAADTKSSRMSPWHEVLAALSGQHPIRVNVSTPRLVLEEFGEPVLTVDGNVSQPRLTKSLELLSYLLWTPHRRATREDLLGALFGGRNDAAGRSYLRQALYRLREVLPEGLSPAQDGDVFQLVGPAVAMGSAQRAVDLIAQAGRQDGEVRLQTLSRALSSAERGPYLATMSGEWVTERRVALAETFLSARIDAAKLAYRMNRYREAKGLVDIVLREDPYREQAWQLAIRLAHASGSDDGVLALYQRYIARMRDLGVPPSDEVRRLVMQLRR
- a CDS encoding serine hydrolase domain-containing protein, with protein sequence MRIKTVSIVLAGSAALATLAASPAGAATSSLPNPSVTAVLDVQKQALALGAPGALTRIDSGNSSYRISTGRADTAAGTGMDADRRFRVGSVSKSFTTVVLMQLVAEGRIDLDASANDYLPKALPDDRITVRHLLSHRSGLWDYTNDMFYYTVPGFESVRNKVFTYQELIDLSTAHKVNNEPGAAYSYSNTNFVVLGQLIEHLTGVPMATQYQQRIFEPLKLKNTSYVHPNITISGSYARGYLRQDDTTLPLVDSTEQTVSWAQSAGAVISNSVDLNRFFSALVSGKLVPQTQLQEMMSMVPVNSDGTQSYGLGLRGRKLSCGVTVYGHTGTVQGYYTYAFTTADGKRSMTSMANTSNNGTVNTVLAGTLEASFCGKGVAKADKFAPSGGEGFTEDIAPQVVRP